The following nucleotide sequence is from Streptomyces leeuwenhoekii.
CCGACGACGGACCGTTCACCGCCGCGATCCCCACCCGCGACTCCCGCCCCCGCAACACCTCAGCCACCTCGGCCTCACCGGCCTCCACCGCCACCATCACCCCACCCGACGGCAACGCCTGCATCAACCGCCCCCGCGCCGCCACCACCCGGCACGCATCCCCCAGCGACAACACCCCCGCCACATGCGCCGCCGCCAGCTCCCCCACCGAATGCCCCGTCACGAAATCCGGCCGCACCCCCCACGACTCCACCAGCCGGAACAACGCCACCTCCACCGCGAACAACGCCGGCTGCGTCCACCCCGTCTCATCCAGCCCCCGCCCACCGAAGACGACCTCCCGCAACGACCCCGGCAACAACCCCCCGAACCCCGCACACACCTCATCGAACGCCGACGCGAACACCGGGAACACCTCATACAGCTCCCGCCCCATCCCCGCCCGCTGCGCACCCTGACCGGTGAACAAGAACGCCGTACGCCCCTCACCCGCCACCCCCGACACCACACCCGCACCCGCACCCGAACCACCACCGGCCAGCACCCGCAGACCCGACACCAACTCCTCACGCCCGGCCGCCACCACCACCCCACGGTGCTCGAACACCGACCGCGACACCGCCAGCGACAACCCCACATCCCCCAACGGCACCCCACCCTCCACCAACGACACCAACCGCCCCGCCAACCCCCGCAACGCCCCCACCGAACGCCCCGACACCACCACCGGCACCACCGGCATCACCGGCTCGGCCGATGCGGCCGCGCGGGCTGACGCGGCCGGTCCGGCGGGCGCCGCCGCCACCGGCTCGTCCTCCGGGGCCTGTTCGAGGACCAGGTGCGCGTTGGTGCCGCTGACGCCGAAGGAGGAGACCGCCGCCCGCCTCGGCCGGCCCGTCTCGGGCCAGGGACGCGCCTCGGTCACCAGCTCCACCGACCCCGCCGACCAGTCCACGGCGGGCGTCGGCTCGTCCACGTGCAGCGTCCGGGGAACCACCCCGTGCCGCATCGCCATCACCAGCTTGATCACACCGGCCACCCCCGCGGCGGCCTGCGTGTGCCCGATGTTCGACTTCAGCGACCCCAGCAGCAGCGGCCGCCCCTCCGGCCGGGACTGCCCGTACGTCGCCAGCAGCGCCTGCGCCTCGATCGGGTCACCCAGCCGCGTGCCCGTGCCGTGGGCGTCGACGACATCGACCTCGGCGGGGGAGAGCCCGGCGTTGGCGAGGGCCTGGCGGATCACCCGCTGCTGCGACGGCCCGTTCGGCGCGGTCAGCCCGTTCGACGCCCCGTCGGAGTTCACCGCGCTGCCCCGGATCACCGCCAGCACCGGCAGCCCCCGGCGACGCGCCTCCGACAGCCGCGCCAGCACCAGCATGCCCACGCCCTCGGACCACCCCGTGCCGTCCGCCGCGGCCGCGAACGCCTTGCAGCGGCCGTCCGGCGCCAGCCCGCGCTGCCGGGAGAACTCCACGAAGCCGTCCGGCACCGGGATGGCCATCGCCCCGCCGGCCAGCGCCAGCGAGCACTCGCCGTTGCGCAGTGCCGTCACCGCGTGGTGGATCGACACCAGCGACGACGAGCAGGCCGTGTCCATGCTGACCGTCGGCCCCTCCAGGCCGAGGACGTAGGAGATCCGGCCGGAGGCGACGCTGGTCAGCATCCCGGTCATCGCGTAGCCCTCGGTGCCCGTGGACGCGGCGTCGACCATGGAGGCGTAGCCGGTGTACATCACGCCGACGAACACCCCGGTGTCACTGCCCCGCAGCGAGCGCGGGTCCATGCGGGCCCGCTCGACCGCCTCCCAGGTGGTCTCCAGCAGCAGCCGCTGCTGGGGGTCCATCGCGAGCGCCTCCCGCGGCGAGATCCCGAAGAAGGCCGCGTCGAAGCCCTTGATGTCGCTGAGGAACCCGCCCTCCCGCGCGGAGAACTTGCCCACCGCGTCGGGGTCCGGGTCGTACATGCCCTCCACGTCCCAGCCCCGGTCGGTGGGGAAGCCGGTGATCGCGTCGACGCCGTCGGCCGCCACGCGCCACAGCTCCTCCGGTGTCGACACGTCGCCGGGGTAGCGGCAGCCCATGCCCAGGACGGCGATGGGCTCCGACCGGCTCGACTCCAGCTCCTCGACCCGCGCGCGGGCCTTCTGGAGGTCGGCGGTGACCCACTTGAGGTAGTCGAGAAGCTTCTCGTTCTTGTTCGTCTGGCCGTCGCTCACCTGGACACCGCCCGGATCGAGTTCTCCAGTCCCGTCGCGGGACCCTGTTCGCCCAGCACCGAGGAGCCGAGCCGTTCCGCCAGATACAGCGCGAGGTGCAGGCGGAGATGGTCCTCGTGCAGGGACCGTCCGAGCAGTTGCTCCGCCTTCTTCACCCGGTACACCACGGTGTTCTTCGCGATGTGCAGGTGCTTGGCCGTGACGGCCACGGCCCGCTCGTTGTCCAGCAGGCAGCGCACCGTCTCGCGCAACGCGGCCATGGTCCTGTTGTCCGCGGCGAGCGGACCGAGTTCGCGCCGCACGAAGTCGGCCGTCGCCTCGGCGTCGTTGCCCAGCAGGATCACGAGTTCCAGGTCGCCGTAGTCGCACAGCGCGGACGGACCGGGCCCGGTGATGCGGCCGATCCGCTCCGCGGTGATCGCCTGCTCGTGGGAGCGCCGGAAGCCGGCCACACCGTGCCCCGGCAGCCCGGAGGCGACATGGACGTGTGCGGGCAGGTCCACCGGATCGTCCACCCGCCGCAGCTCGCCCGGGTGGTCGGAGGCGCGGCCGCCCCACGCCCACAGCCGCCCCGGGCCCGCGGGCAGCAGCAGCGCCGAGGAGCAGCCGGCCTGGTGCAGCAGGCGCAGCGCCGTGGTCTCCAGTTCGCGTGTGCCGCCGCCCATGCCGATCTCGTCCTGCCACAGCACCAGCGCCAGATGGTGCAGCGTCAGCTCGTAGCGCAGCCGGCGCATCGTCTTCCTGGTGTCGACCGGCTCACCCTTCAGGATGTCGGAGACCAGCTCGAAGCGCTCGCCCACGGACCCGGCGAACCAGCGGGTGCGTTCGGCGGCGAACTTCTCCGCCACCGCGACGGAGAGGGCCTCCATGCCTTCGAACAGATCGGCCGAGATGGAGCGCATCACGGCCGGCCGGTCCTCGGTGGGCACCAGCACCTCGCACCGTTCGAACAATTCGCGGGTGAAACTCGCGTGTATGGCCCGCACATAACGCAGAAGGAGATCGACGGTCATGTCATCGGAGATGCGTTCCCGAATGACATGCGTGAGCTCCGCGGAAAGAAGGCCGGTAATGGCTTTCACACCGCTGAGCCGCAATACCACCCAGAGCGCCGTCGCCTCGACGAGGCGGGTTTGGCTGCCGGCGGTGCGGTCGAAGCGGGCGAACGGCTCCCCGGTCAGCTCGGCCAACAACTGACGGCTGTTCTCGATCGCCCATCCGGTGGCACCGGAACCGACGCGGACGACGGCCTCCTCGACCAACTTCGGGCTCGTCGCCGGGAGATGGTGGACGGACTCGTCGGCGGGACGCAGCAGGTGCAGCAGCGAATGGGCCGACGTGATCTGTTGCTGCACAGGAATGGCGGCCTGTGATATCGGGTAGCCTGACAACGAGTAGCCTCCGTACCGGAAAGCGGACGCGACTGGGTGCCAAAAGCCTGGCACGGTTCCACTCGAGGCGGGTAATCGCCCGGTAATCGCTCGCCGTGCGGCGCCATTACCGGGCGGTGGGCGGAAGTCGCCGGCGCGCGCGTTATCTTGCGTTCCGTTGATGCCCTGATCCGCAGTGCTGAGGAGTGCTCGTGACCAAGCCGGCGACACAGGATGTTCGAATCGGCTCCGGAGCCGGCGCGGTACCGTGGGTGCTGTCCGGGCGCAGCGCGGCGGGTCTGCGCGCGCAGGCCGCCCGCCTGGCGGCCCGGCTCGAGGCCGACTCGGCGGCGAGCGTCATGGACGGGGTCACCGAGGTGGGCCGGTCCCTGGTGGCGGCGGGCACCGCCCACGAGCACCGGGCCGTGGTGCTGGGGCGCGATCGAGCGGACCTGCTCTCCGGGGTGCGCGCGCTGGCCGAGGAGCGGGCGGCGGCGAACGTGGTCCGCGGGCGGGCGGACCGGCGGGCGGGGGCACAGGCCCGGCCGGTCTTCGTCTTTCCCGGCCAGGGCACCCAGTGGGTTGGCATGGCGGTCGGACTGCTGGACACCTCGCCCCTGTTCGCCCGGGAGATCCGGGCCTGCGGGCAGGCCCTGTCCCCGTACGTGGACTGGTCCCTGGAGGACGTCCTGCGGGGCGTGCCGGGAACCCCGCCGCTGGACCGGGTCGACGTCGTGCAGCCCGTGCTGTTCTCGATGATGGTGTCGCTGGCCCGGCTCTGGCACGGGTTCGGCGTCGAACCCGGGGCGGCCGTCGGCCATTCACAGGGCGAGATCGCCGCCGCACATGTCGCCGGAGCGCTGTCGCTAGAGGACGCGGCACGCGTCGTCGCGCTGCGCAGCCAGGCCCTGACGGAGATCCGCGGACGCGGCGAGATGCTGACCGTGCTGGCCCCCAACGACCAGGTGCGCACCATGCTGGCCGGCTGGGACGGCGCGCTGTCGGTGGCCGCGGTGAACGGCCCGGCCACCATGACGGTGTCGGGCGACCTGGCCGCGATGGCCGAGTTCGGCGCCGCACTGTCCGCGGCCGGAATGATGCGCTGGCGGGTGCCCGGGGTGGACTTCGCCGCGCACTCCGCGCACGTCGAGAGCCTCAGGGAGACCCTGCTCGACCTGGCGGCCGGGATCGGACCGCGGCCGAGCGAGGTGCCGTTCTACTCGACGGTGACCGGGCGGCGCGTCGACACCGCCGGACTGGACGCGGAGTACTGGTACCGGAACCTGCGCCAGACGGTCAGGTTCGACGAGGCCGTCCGGGCGCTGCTCGCCGACGGCCACAAGGTCTTCATCGAGTGCAGCGCGCAGCCGGTGCTCACGGTCGGGATGCAGGACACCGTCGAGCAACTCGGCGGCTCCGCCGTGCTGATGGCGACGCTGCGCAACGAGGACGGCGGAACGGACCGTTTCCTCGCCGCGCTGGCGGAAGCGTACGTGAACGGCGTGGCGGTGGACTGGACGCCCGCGTTCGCCTGACGGGCCCCGGGGTGCTCGGCCCGGCAGCCGCG
It contains:
- a CDS encoding PucR family transcriptional regulator, whose translation is MQQQITSAHSLLHLLRPADESVHHLPATSPKLVEEAVVRVGSGATGWAIENSRQLLAELTGEPFARFDRTAGSQTRLVEATALWVVLRLSGVKAITGLLSAELTHVIRERISDDMTVDLLLRYVRAIHASFTRELFERCEVLVPTEDRPAVMRSISADLFEGMEALSVAVAEKFAAERTRWFAGSVGERFELVSDILKGEPVDTRKTMRRLRYELTLHHLALVLWQDEIGMGGGTRELETTALRLLHQAGCSSALLLPAGPGRLWAWGGRASDHPGELRRVDDPVDLPAHVHVASGLPGHGVAGFRRSHEQAITAERIGRITGPGPSALCDYGDLELVILLGNDAEATADFVRRELGPLAADNRTMAALRETVRCLLDNERAVAVTAKHLHIAKNTVVYRVKKAEQLLGRSLHEDHLRLHLALYLAERLGSSVLGEQGPATGLENSIRAVSR
- a CDS encoding acyltransferase domain-containing protein, translating into MTKPATQDVRIGSGAGAVPWVLSGRSAAGLRAQAARLAARLEADSAASVMDGVTEVGRSLVAAGTAHEHRAVVLGRDRADLLSGVRALAEERAAANVVRGRADRRAGAQARPVFVFPGQGTQWVGMAVGLLDTSPLFAREIRACGQALSPYVDWSLEDVLRGVPGTPPLDRVDVVQPVLFSMMVSLARLWHGFGVEPGAAVGHSQGEIAAAHVAGALSLEDAARVVALRSQALTEIRGRGEMLTVLAPNDQVRTMLAGWDGALSVAAVNGPATMTVSGDLAAMAEFGAALSAAGMMRWRVPGVDFAAHSAHVESLRETLLDLAAGIGPRPSEVPFYSTVTGRRVDTAGLDAEYWYRNLRQTVRFDEAVRALLADGHKVFIECSAQPVLTVGMQDTVEQLGGSAVLMATLRNEDGGTDRFLAALAEAYVNGVAVDWTPAFA